The following are from one region of the Flavobacteriales bacterium genome:
- the purN gene encoding phosphoribosylglycinamide formyltransferase, with the protein MVRHKIAILVSGTGTNAMNIIEYFEQKEAAHVTLVISNKKTALALEKAQKKGVKAVVFNNESFKKKGKILTYLHSQSIDFIVLAGFLMKVPKEIIRAYPKKIVNIHPSLLPKFGGKGMYGGFVHEAVIEAKETESGISIHYVSDEYDEGTILFQSKVSVVGSDTAEDLAKKVQQLEHRHYPEVIKKVINKTF; encoded by the coding sequence ATGGTTAGACATAAAATTGCAATATTAGTTTCTGGCACGGGCACAAATGCGATGAATATTATCGAGTATTTTGAACAAAAAGAGGCTGCCCACGTTACACTTGTAATAAGCAATAAAAAGACCGCTTTAGCGCTTGAAAAAGCACAAAAAAAAGGGGTTAAAGCTGTTGTTTTTAACAATGAATCGTTTAAAAAGAAAGGTAAAATTTTAACGTATTTACATTCCCAATCCATTGATTTTATTGTTTTAGCAGGTTTTTTAATGAAAGTGCCTAAGGAAATAATACGCGCTTATCCAAAAAAGATAGTAAATATACACCCTTCTCTTTTGCCTAAGTTTGGCGGCAAAGGAATGTATGGTGGGTTTGTTCATGAGGCTGTGATTGAGGCTAAAGAAACAGAAAGCGGGATAAGTATTCACTATGTTAGTGATGAATATGATGAAGGAACTATTCTTTTTCAGTCTAAGGTTAGTGTTGTTGGGTCTGATACTGCTGAAGATCTCGCTAAGAAAGTGCAACAATTAGAGCATCGTCATTATCCTGAAGTGATAAAGAAGGTCATTAACAAAACGTTTTAA
- a CDS encoding acyl carrier protein, with amino-acid sequence MSDTATKVKAIIVDKLGVDEAEVTSEASFTNDLGADSLDTVELIMEFEKEFDIQIPDDQAEAIATVGDAISFIEKA; translated from the coding sequence ATGTCTGATACTGCAACAAAAGTAAAAGCAATCATAGTAGATAAATTAGGTGTTGACGAAGCTGAAGTTACTTCAGAAGCAAGCTTCACTAACGATTTAGGTGCTGATTCATTAGATACTGTTGAACTTATTATGGAGTTTGAAAAGGAATTCGATATTCAAATTCCAGACGATCAAGCAGAAGCAATTGCTACTGTTGGCGATGCCATATCGTTTATAGAAAAAGCTTAA
- a CDS encoding IPExxxVDY family protein produces MAKQLLRIDLDTSFFLFGISCHLKDYRFAWTINKSLRVDFKKSKPYIKGEDLEFSQFEYQLDLDTIYLFANKSHDGFLITKKKQVDYWLMFHNTVDENVISHFINSIRNTQSVLAVFEEENKNIKEQFVF; encoded by the coding sequence ATGGCAAAACAGTTATTGCGAATAGATTTGGACACTAGCTTTTTCCTTTTTGGAATAAGCTGTCATTTAAAAGATTACCGATTTGCTTGGACTATCAACAAATCATTACGTGTTGATTTTAAAAAATCTAAACCTTATATTAAAGGGGAAGACCTAGAGTTTTCACAATTCGAATATCAGTTAGATTTAGATACAATTTATCTCTTTGCAAACAAAAGCCATGACGGTTTTCTAATTACAAAGAAGAAGCAGGTCGATTATTGGCTTATGTTTCACAATACTGTTGATGAAAATGTCATTAGCCATTTTATAAATTCAATCCGCAACACACAATCTGTTCTTGCTGTATTTGAGGAAGAAAATAAAAATATTAAGGAACAATTTGTATTTTAA
- a CDS encoding M42 family metallopeptidase, with amino-acid sequence MSINVKLLAEICEAAGAPGHEQRIREIVLREVSPLVDEVRTDNMGNVTAIKKGKEDKKVMIGAHMDEIGFIVTHIDDNGFLRFHTLGGFDPKTLTAQRVIVHGKKDLVGVMGSKPIHVMTPEERNKSPKTTDYFIDMGMPKSEVEKYIEVGNPITRERKLIEMGNCVNCKSIDNRVSVFILIEMLRELKDAPYDVYGVFTVQEEVGIRGANVATQEVQPDFGFGLDTTIAYDVPGAAPHEKITELGKGAAIKVMDSSTICDYRMVSYMKEVAQRHKITHQLEILTGGGTDTAGIQRFTPGGSIAGAVSIPTRHIHQVIEMADKTDIQNAIDLLLHSVKDLDKYDWSFK; translated from the coding sequence ATGTCGATAAATGTAAAATTGCTTGCTGAGATATGCGAGGCTGCTGGTGCACCAGGGCACGAGCAAAGAATTAGAGAAATTGTACTCAGAGAGGTTAGCCCTTTAGTAGATGAGGTGCGTACCGACAATATGGGTAATGTAACCGCTATCAAAAAGGGTAAAGAAGACAAAAAGGTAATGATTGGCGCTCATATGGATGAGATAGGCTTTATCGTCACTCATATTGATGACAACGGCTTTTTGCGTTTTCACACCTTAGGAGGTTTTGACCCAAAAACATTAACAGCACAACGTGTTATTGTTCACGGTAAAAAAGATTTGGTAGGAGTAATGGGAAGTAAACCTATTCATGTTATGACTCCTGAAGAGCGCAATAAATCACCCAAAACAACGGATTATTTTATTGATATGGGGATGCCAAAATCTGAGGTAGAAAAATATATTGAAGTGGGCAACCCTATCACGAGAGAAAGAAAGCTTATTGAGATGGGCAACTGTGTTAACTGTAAGTCTATTGACAATCGAGTATCTGTTTTTATTTTGATAGAAATGTTGAGGGAATTAAAAGATGCGCCTTATGACGTTTATGGTGTGTTTACCGTTCAAGAAGAAGTGGGTATTCGAGGTGCTAATGTAGCCACTCAAGAGGTCCAGCCCGATTTCGGATTTGGTTTAGATACCACAATAGCATACGATGTGCCTGGTGCTGCACCACACGAAAAAATTACCGAATTAGGCAAAGGAGCAGCTATTAAGGTAATGGATTCCTCAACTATTTGCGACTATCGTATGGTTAGCTATATGAAAGAGGTAGCCCAAAGACATAAGATTACTCATCAATTAGAAATTTTAACTGGAGGAGGAACTGATACAGCGGGTATTCAGCGCTTTACGCCTGGTGGGTCTATCGCAGGAGCAGTATCTATTCCCACTAGACACATTCATCAAGTGATAGAGATGGCTGACAAGACAGATATTCAAAACGCCATAGATCTATTACTCCATTCAGTAAAAGACTTAGATAAGTACGATTGGAGTTTTAAATAA
- the pyk gene encoding pyruvate kinase: MNKNNTKIVATMGPACTNKEVLTRMIKSGVNVCRLNFSHADHKTHLETIKLIKEINQELYVHTAILADLQGPKIRIGEIEEGSVLENGSEFTITSNKCVGNSNIAYINYERFPQDVKEGEMVLINDGKLHIQVVKTNKKDTVITKVIHGGPLSSNKGVNLPNTAISQPCLTEKDLKDLEFILTQPIEWIGLSFVRSAQDILELKNHISKANHDSRVVAKIEKPQAIDNLESIIDVTDAVMIARGDLGVEIPMQKVPVVQKRIAKSCLEKAKPVIVATQMLESMTDNVTPTRAEVNDVANSVMDGADAVMLSGETSVGSFPVEAVETMSKIISNVEQEFSSTRSYELKEKHGQRFISDAICYHSCTLAEQVGARAIITMTHSGYNAIEISSHRPPCKIYAFTNNHAILNTLSLVWGVTGFYYDNETGTDETVADTKRILKEEGYLKSKDLVLNVASMPIKEKGMTNMMRLSYLK; this comes from the coding sequence ATGAATAAAAATAACACCAAAATTGTGGCCACAATGGGTCCTGCTTGTACAAACAAGGAAGTGTTAACTCGTATGATTAAATCAGGAGTTAATGTTTGTCGTTTAAACTTTTCGCATGCAGATCACAAAACACATCTTGAAACAATAAAATTAATTAAAGAAATAAACCAAGAGCTTTATGTACACACTGCTATTTTAGCAGACTTACAAGGTCCTAAAATTAGAATTGGTGAAATTGAAGAAGGTTCAGTTTTAGAAAATGGTTCAGAGTTTACCATCACATCAAATAAATGTGTAGGTAACTCCAATATAGCCTATATCAACTACGAACGTTTTCCACAAGACGTTAAAGAGGGTGAAATGGTTTTGATTAACGATGGAAAACTTCACATTCAAGTTGTTAAAACGAATAAAAAAGATACGGTAATCACTAAGGTAATACATGGTGGACCATTAAGCTCAAACAAGGGCGTTAACTTGCCGAATACAGCCATTTCACAACCTTGTCTCACAGAAAAAGATTTAAAAGACCTAGAGTTTATTCTCACTCAACCTATTGAGTGGATAGGTCTGTCTTTTGTACGTTCAGCTCAAGATATTTTAGAGCTTAAAAACCATATTTCTAAAGCCAATCACGACTCTAGAGTTGTAGCTAAAATTGAAAAACCTCAAGCCATAGATAACCTGGAAAGCATTATTGATGTAACCGATGCCGTTATGATTGCAAGAGGAGATTTAGGGGTTGAAATACCCATGCAAAAAGTGCCTGTAGTTCAGAAAAGAATTGCTAAATCCTGTCTTGAAAAAGCAAAACCAGTTATTGTAGCAACTCAAATGCTTGAAAGTATGACCGACAACGTTACCCCTACACGTGCAGAGGTTAACGATGTTGCCAACTCTGTAATGGATGGTGCTGACGCAGTGATGCTTAGCGGTGAAACTTCAGTCGGCTCTTTTCCTGTTGAAGCGGTTGAAACCATGAGTAAGATTATCTCTAACGTAGAGCAAGAGTTTTCCTCAACACGATCTTACGAACTAAAAGAAAAGCATGGCCAACGATTTATTTCTGATGCCATTTGCTATCATTCATGTACCTTAGCTGAGCAGGTAGGAGCTAGAGCTATCATAACGATGACGCACTCGGGCTATAACGCTATAGAAATTTCTAGTCACCGACCACCATGTAAAATCTATGCTTTTACTAATAACCATGCCATATTGAACACATTGAGTTTGGTTTGGGGTGTAACGGGCTTTTATTATGATAACGAAACAGGTACAGATGAAACGGTTGCTGATACCAAACGAATTTTAAAAGAAGAAGGCTATTTAAAATCTAAAGATTTAGTTCTTAACGTTGCGAGTATGCCTATTAAAGAAAAAGGAATGACTAACATGATGAGGTTAAGCTACCTCAAATAA
- a CDS encoding OmpA family protein — protein sequence MKKQLLIAIAIFLSLDIIAQSLDKKWAIGFKLGAEQYAGELGNGFEPFSQDKYFLNGLTLSRKVSDRVDLTFSAVRGEGYTFDEYEKSDKFLLKKLSLLNLNAKYHFFDYDESVWRPFVFAGFGFLAYDQNNADKLSDQVQYPDLGFGLSIKLGPIVSLTLDETFLFIDYDKAKTSNAENEMYLQHAIGLSFNLGKMKDSDNDGISDKYDECPSTFGIEAFEGCPDSDDDGLKDSDDSCPQESGPVALGGCPDADGDGIPNKNDQCPNIKGSKSLGGCPDSDFDGVADKNDDCPNEKGSKALKGCPDTDKDGIIDKLDLCPKVKGTKKNKGCPEEKKEVVKTDKTPKVSLYTVYFESADADITSASKKVLNTIVKMFKKESKYRLNIEGYTDSEGDDKLNNVLSKKRASIVKDYLVKNGISKDRLVTSGFGEQKPIADNNTEQGKAKNRRVELYIT from the coding sequence ATGAAAAAACAATTACTAATTGCTATTGCTATCTTTCTTTCGCTAGATATTATAGCTCAATCTTTGGATAAAAAATGGGCTATCGGGTTCAAATTAGGAGCTGAACAGTACGCTGGTGAACTAGGGAATGGGTTTGAGCCTTTTTCTCAAGACAAATATTTTTTAAACGGCCTTACTCTTTCTAGAAAAGTAAGCGATCGGGTTGACCTAACATTTAGTGCTGTGAGAGGCGAGGGTTATACCTTTGATGAATATGAAAAAAGCGATAAGTTTTTACTCAAAAAACTAAGCTTATTAAACCTCAATGCCAAATACCATTTCTTCGATTACGACGAGTCTGTTTGGAGGCCTTTTGTATTTGCAGGATTTGGATTTTTGGCTTATGACCAAAACAATGCTGATAAACTATCTGATCAGGTACAATATCCAGACCTCGGTTTTGGACTATCCATTAAGCTAGGACCAATAGTCAGTCTTACTTTAGATGAAACATTTTTGTTTATTGACTACGACAAAGCAAAAACAAGCAATGCAGAAAACGAAATGTATCTTCAACATGCTATAGGCTTATCTTTCAATCTAGGAAAAATGAAAGATAGTGATAATGATGGAATAAGTGACAAATACGATGAATGTCCGAGTACGTTTGGAATAGAAGCCTTTGAAGGCTGTCCTGACTCTGATGATGATGGCCTAAAAGACTCTGATGATTCCTGTCCACAAGAAAGCGGACCAGTTGCATTAGGCGGTTGTCCAGACGCTGATGGTGATGGTATTCCAAACAAAAACGATCAATGTCCTAATATAAAAGGCTCTAAGTCTTTAGGCGGTTGTCCTGATAGTGATTTTGATGGTGTGGCTGATAAAAACGACGATTGCCCTAATGAAAAAGGAAGCAAGGCTCTTAAGGGTTGTCCAGATACTGATAAGGATGGGATAATCGACAAATTAGACTTATGTCCTAAGGTTAAAGGAACAAAGAAAAATAAGGGTTGTCCTGAAGAAAAGAAAGAGGTAGTTAAAACCGATAAAACACCAAAAGTTTCTCTGTATACTGTTTACTTTGAAAGCGCTGACGCTGATATAACATCTGCCTCTAAAAAGGTCTTAAATACAATTGTCAAAATGTTCAAAAAAGAAAGTAAATACCGACTGAACATTGAGGGCTATACAGATTCTGAAGGTGATGATAAATTAAATAATGTGCTTTCTAAAAAACGAGCAAGTATTGTCAAAGACTATCTAGTCAAAAACGGAATTTCTAAAGATAGGTTGGTTACTTCTGGTTTCGGTGAACAAAAACCAATTGCTGACAATAACACTGAACAAGGAAAAGCTAAAAACAGAAGGGTTGAACTTTACATAACGTAA
- the rnc gene encoding ribonuclease III has product MTLFRFIKKTLSSKTPQEKQLFNILGFYPNDIKLYQEALTHKSLRGRVVHNERLEFLGDAIFGSVVADLVFREFPHENEGFLTQTRSKIVSRKTLNALALKINLNTALKHQVSPKFVIKHQVSSNRSIFGNALEALIGAIYLDKGYQFTAEFIEQKLIRPHLDIHQLVKVVSSHKSKLLEWGQAHKKQVVFRLVSSYGKDHEKSYEVMVLIGQKKYAEAIGTSIKRAEELAAEKAYKELIHS; this is encoded by the coding sequence ATGACTTTGTTTCGCTTCATTAAAAAAACCCTCTCTTCCAAAACACCACAAGAAAAACAATTATTTAATATTTTAGGTTTTTATCCTAATGATATTAAACTTTATCAAGAAGCCCTTACCCATAAATCTCTTAGAGGCAGAGTGGTTCATAACGAAAGACTGGAATTTTTAGGAGACGCTATTTTTGGATCGGTTGTTGCTGATTTAGTTTTTAGAGAATTTCCTCATGAAAATGAAGGGTTTTTAACACAAACTCGCTCTAAAATAGTCAGTCGTAAAACACTGAATGCATTAGCCTTAAAAATCAACTTAAACACCGCATTAAAACATCAGGTAAGCCCCAAGTTCGTCATAAAACATCAGGTAAGCTCTAATCGCTCTATTTTTGGTAATGCTTTGGAAGCTCTTATAGGCGCTATATATCTAGATAAAGGATATCAATTTACAGCAGAATTTATCGAACAAAAATTAATACGACCACATCTTGACATTCATCAACTAGTAAAAGTTGTTTCTAGTCATAAAAGCAAGTTGTTAGAGTGGGGGCAAGCTCATAAAAAACAAGTCGTATTTAGGCTAGTTTCGTCCTATGGAAAAGATCATGAAAAATCATACGAAGTTATGGTTTTGATTGGACAAAAAAAGTATGCTGAAGCTATAGGAACATCCATTAAAAGAGCTGAAGAATTAGCCGCAGAAAAGGCTTACAAAGAATTAATACATTCTTAA
- a CDS encoding M1 family metallopeptidase, with protein sequence MEALIAIALGILLSTGSIKHKAETNKTTFDNKVYNASAKRTSDVIHTDLSVSFDWQKQYVLGQAELTIRPYFYASDKLVLDAKGFDIHSISINGKELKYHYDSLKIDIQLDRIYDRNEEYTINIDYTAKPNDLNIEGSDAITDAKGLYFINPLGEEDKPQQIWTQGETEASSCWFPTIDKPNERMTQNIAITVKDEFVTLSNGLLVKSEKNDDGTRTDYWEQKLAHTPYLAMIAVGDFNITTDKWKDIDVDYYLEDDYHPFARAIFGRTPQMIAHFSEILGVEYPWEKYAQIVVRDFVSGAMENTTAVIHGEFVQMTDRELLDDHEDDIIAHELFHHWFGDLVTCESWANLPLNESFATYGEYIWREKGFGRMEADMHLDADLNSYLRESQRKQVDMIRFDYLDKEDMFDNHSYAKGGRVLHMLRYYLGEDAFYNGLKKYLNDNAFSTVEIHQLRIAMEEVCGEDLNWFFNQWFLASGHPLLVIDYEFDADNKQQIVKLEQIQDQSTTPIHRLSFYIDVYENGEPKRHLVEMNKPQQDYYFDVEEEPSNVIVDAEHVLLAEIFDEKPDEWWLQQMHAPLYMDSKIALENISEKSNVQAVQHALNHNFWGIRLLGIEKASAVEDINEVLGLIEQQAKDPSSTKVQSAALELLADQENKSEYTPLFKSAVQERSLLMAGAGLYGLSKVDSQRALDIAPALEKELTYNVAGLYSEHGGADKNIFFEEMLNTTSNYDLFYASAYYVTFLKNQDLSLLLDGVSSLEKALENPTSWMVRVSKYRFSELKDDIQSRLKTEKNEELKLRAEETLSRIEPLL encoded by the coding sequence ATGGAAGCTCTCATTGCAATAGCACTTGGCATTTTATTAAGCACAGGCTCGATTAAACACAAAGCCGAAACCAATAAAACAACTTTTGATAATAAAGTGTACAACGCTTCTGCAAAACGCACTAGCGATGTGATTCATACCGATTTATCAGTAAGTTTTGACTGGCAAAAGCAATACGTTTTGGGTCAGGCAGAATTGACCATAAGACCTTATTTTTATGCTAGCGATAAACTCGTTTTAGACGCTAAAGGATTTGACATTCACTCTATTAGCATAAACGGTAAAGAGCTTAAATACCATTATGACAGTCTAAAGATAGATATTCAGCTAGATAGAATATACGACAGAAACGAAGAGTATACTATAAATATCGATTATACAGCAAAACCTAACGACCTTAATATTGAAGGAAGCGACGCTATTACCGATGCAAAAGGCTTGTATTTTATTAACCCTCTAGGTGAAGAGGATAAGCCACAACAAATTTGGACTCAAGGGGAAACAGAAGCAAGTTCGTGTTGGTTTCCTACTATCGATAAGCCCAATGAGCGTATGACTCAAAATATCGCTATTACTGTGAAAGATGAATTTGTGACTCTTTCCAATGGTCTGTTAGTAAAATCAGAAAAGAATGACGACGGCACTCGTACCGATTACTGGGAGCAAAAGTTAGCACACACTCCTTACCTTGCTATGATAGCAGTTGGTGACTTTAACATTACTACTGACAAATGGAAAGATATTGATGTAGATTATTACCTAGAAGATGATTATCATCCTTTTGCTAGAGCAATATTTGGCAGAACACCACAAATGATAGCTCACTTTTCTGAAATTCTTGGAGTTGAATATCCATGGGAAAAATATGCTCAAATTGTTGTGCGAGATTTTGTTTCTGGAGCTATGGAAAATACTACGGCTGTTATTCACGGTGAATTCGTTCAGATGACAGATAGAGAACTGCTTGACGATCATGAAGATGACATCATAGCTCATGAACTATTTCACCATTGGTTTGGCGACTTAGTTACTTGTGAGTCTTGGGCCAACCTTCCCCTGAATGAATCTTTTGCTACATACGGAGAGTATATATGGAGAGAAAAAGGTTTTGGACGAATGGAAGCAGATATGCATTTAGATGCTGACCTTAACAGTTACTTAAGAGAATCTCAACGCAAGCAAGTCGATATGATTCGTTTTGACTATCTGGACAAAGAGGATATGTTCGATAACCATTCTTATGCCAAAGGCGGGAGAGTGTTGCATATGTTACGTTATTATTTAGGCGAAGACGCCTTTTACAACGGCTTAAAAAAATACCTTAACGATAACGCTTTTAGTACAGTTGAAATACACCAACTACGTATCGCAATGGAAGAGGTGTGTGGAGAAGATTTAAATTGGTTTTTTAATCAATGGTTTCTAGCTTCAGGACATCCGCTTTTAGTTATTGACTATGAATTCGATGCGGACAATAAACAGCAAATCGTTAAATTAGAACAAATACAAGACCAATCTACAACACCGATTCACAGATTATCATTCTATATAGATGTATATGAAAACGGTGAACCAAAACGCCATCTAGTGGAGATGAATAAACCTCAACAAGACTATTACTTTGATGTTGAAGAAGAACCATCTAATGTAATTGTAGATGCTGAGCACGTTTTACTAGCTGAAATCTTTGACGAAAAGCCTGACGAATGGTGGTTGCAGCAAATGCACGCACCTCTTTATATGGATAGTAAAATAGCTTTAGAGAATATTAGTGAAAAAAGTAATGTTCAAGCTGTTCAACACGCTTTAAACCATAATTTTTGGGGAATAAGGTTGTTGGGGATTGAAAAAGCAAGCGCTGTAGAAGACATTAATGAAGTCTTAGGTTTAATTGAGCAACAAGCCAAAGATCCATCTTCAACTAAAGTTCAGTCAGCAGCTCTTGAACTATTAGCAGATCAAGAAAACAAATCAGAATACACCCCACTTTTTAAGTCAGCAGTACAGGAAAGATCACTATTAATGGCCGGAGCGGGTCTATATGGTTTATCTAAAGTTGATAGTCAAAGAGCTCTTGATATTGCTCCTGCCCTTGAAAAAGAACTAACATACAATGTCGCTGGCTTATATTCCGAACATGGAGGGGCAGATAAAAATATCTTTTTTGAAGAAATGTTAAACACAACAAGTAATTACGATTTGTTTTATGCTTCAGCCTATTACGTTACATTCTTAAAAAATCAGGATTTAAGCTTGCTTTTAGATGGTGTTTCTTCTCTTGAAAAAGCCCTTGAAAACCCAACATCTTGGATGGTAAGAGTAAGCAAGTATCGTTTTAGTGAATTAAAAGATGATATTCAAAGTAGGCTTAAAACCGAAAAAAATGAGGAGTTAAAATTAAGAGCTGAGGAAACCTTATCACGAATCGAGCCTTTGCTATAG
- the rnhA gene encoding ribonuclease HI, with protein sequence MRIKVYTDGSAKGNPGPGGYGIVLLSDEGHRKEVAKGYRKTTNNRMELLSVIVALEMLKARPMDVVVFSDSKYVVDAVEKKWVFNWEKKYFDKKKNVDLWKRFLVVYRQHNVKFIWVKGHANNVENERCDKLAVAAAEAKQHHDIDRGYESQSQNPTLL encoded by the coding sequence GTGAGAATAAAAGTATATACTGATGGTTCAGCTAAAGGAAATCCCGGTCCTGGTGGATATGGGATTGTTTTACTTTCGGACGAAGGGCATCGCAAAGAAGTCGCCAAAGGTTATCGCAAAACCACAAATAACAGAATGGAGTTGTTAAGTGTAATTGTAGCTTTAGAGATGCTTAAGGCTAGACCCATGGATGTTGTTGTTTTTTCTGACTCCAAATACGTGGTTGATGCTGTCGAAAAAAAGTGGGTGTTCAATTGGGAAAAGAAGTATTTTGACAAAAAGAAAAACGTCGACTTGTGGAAACGCTTTCTAGTGGTTTATCGACAACACAATGTCAAATTTATTTGGGTTAAAGGACATGCTAATAATGTTGAAAACGAGCGATGCGACAAGCTAGCGGTAGCAGCGGCAGAAGCTAAACAACACCATGATATTGATAGAGGATATGAAAGTCAATCTCAAAACCCTACCCTACTATAG
- a CDS encoding RidA family protein, with protein MSSKKIESTKAPEPVGLYPHARQHGNLLFLSGVGPRERGTKKIPGVELDQAGNIVSYDIEAQCRSVFNNVRTIVEDSGSSWDKVIDVTVFLTNMKDDFKIYNKVYAEFFADNQPCRTTVEINCLPTPIAIELKVIATID; from the coding sequence ATGAGTAGTAAGAAAATAGAATCAACTAAAGCGCCAGAGCCAGTAGGGTTGTACCCACACGCTCGACAACATGGCAACCTTTTGTTTTTATCGGGCGTCGGCCCTAGAGAAAGAGGCACAAAAAAAATACCTGGGGTAGAACTCGACCAAGCGGGTAATATAGTGTCTTATGATATAGAAGCCCAATGCCGTTCGGTTTTTAATAATGTTCGTACTATCGTTGAAGATTCTGGCTCTTCTTGGGATAAGGTCATTGATGTAACCGTCTTTCTGACCAACATGAAAGACGATTTTAAGATCTACAATAAGGTTTATGCTGAATTTTTTGCGGACAATCAACCCTGTAGAACCACAGTAGAAATCAACTGTTTGCCTACGCCTATTGCCATCGAACTCAAAGTAATTGCTACCATTGACTAA
- a CDS encoding YceI family protein, whose product MVTEDVKIKSSVINWLGTKVTGSHEGTVNLQSGFLKFENNDLVGGEFVIDMTSIACTDLSGKGKASIEKHLMSDDFFSVDAFPSASLKILDVKKYGLDDYLVTANITIKDITQAITFKTTVKDDEAKATLIIDRTEFGIIYKSGNFFEELADKAIYDGFEMTINLKF is encoded by the coding sequence ATGGTTACTGAAGATGTTAAAATTAAAAGTAGTGTTATCAATTGGTTAGGAACCAAGGTTACGGGGTCGCATGAAGGAACTGTAAATTTACAGTCTGGCTTTTTGAAGTTTGAAAATAATGATTTAGTAGGCGGAGAGTTTGTTATTGACATGACAAGTATTGCTTGTACAGATTTAAGCGGTAAAGGCAAAGCAAGTATTGAAAAACATCTTATGTCCGATGATTTCTTTAGTGTAGATGCTTTCCCTTCTGCTAGTCTAAAGATTTTAGATGTTAAAAAATATGGTCTGGACGACTACCTTGTAACCGCAAACATTACCATTAAAGATATCACTCAAGCTATAACTTTTAAAACTACAGTTAAAGATGATGAGGCTAAAGCAACACTTATCATTGATAGAACCGAGTTTGGCATTATTTATAAATCCGGTAACTTTTTCGAAGAACTAGCGGATAAAGCTATTTATGATGGGTTCGAAATGACAATCAATTTAAAGTTTTAA